In Xenorhabdus griffiniae, the genomic window AACCCGTTTACAAGAATATTTGCAAGGGCGTCATCTGCCGTTGCCTACATATCTGGTTGTTCAGGTTCGTGGGGAAGCCCATGATCAGGAATTTACAATTCACTGTCAGGTCAGTGGATTTGAACAACCGGTCAGAGGAGTCGGTTCCAGTCGCCGCAAGGCAGAGCAGGCGGCTGCGGAACAAGCATTAAAACAACTGGAGCTTGAATGAGCGAAGAAAAAAACTATTGCGGATTCGTTGCAATAGTCGGTCGGCCTAATGTTGGTAAATCAACGTTATTGAATCAGTTATTGGGCCAAAAAGTATCTATTACCTCCCGTAAACCTCAAACGACGCGGCATCGCATCATGGGGATCCATACGGAAGGGGCTTACCAAACTATCTATGTTGATACACCGGGTCTGCATATTGAAGAAAAGCGGGCGATAAACCGCCTGATGAACCGTGCGGCGAGCAGCTCTATTGGTGATGTCGAACTGGTTATTTTTGTTGTGGAAGGTACGCACTGGACACCCGATGATGAAATGGTGGTGAATAAGTTACGTCATTTGCGTTGTCCTGTCTTACTGGCTATCAATAAAGTGGACAATGTAACGGATAAAACCCTTCTTCTGCCACATATCGGTTTTCTTAGCCAACAGATGAATTTTCTCGATGTTGTGCCGATTAGCGCCGAAAAAGGCATGAATGTTGATACTATTGCCAACATAGTACGTGATCATATGCCACAGGCGGATCATCACTTCCCAGAGGATTACATTACTGATCGCTCACAGCGTTTTATGGCGTCAGAAATCATCCGTGAAAAACTGATGCGTTTTTTGGGTGATGAACTCCCCTATTCTGTGACAGTGGAAATTGAGCAATTTGTTACCAATGAGCGTGGAGGCTATACCATCCACGGTTTGATTCTGGTAGAGCGTGATGGTCAGAAGAAAATGGTGATTGGTAATAAAGGCAGCAAAATCAAGAAGATTGGCATAGAAGCCCGTCAGGATATGGAAAAGCTGTTTGATATGAAAGTCCACCTGGAATTGTGGGTAAAAGTGAAATCCGGTTGGGCTGATGACGAACGAGCGCTGCGTAGCCTCGGTTACGTTGACGACTTATAAGGCTGATTTGTGGACGGCTGGCAGAGAGCCTTTGTGCTTCACGGGCGCCCTTACAGTGAAACCAGTTTATTGCTGGATTTTTTTACTGAACATGAAGGGCGGGTACGTGTTTTAGCGAAAGGGGCACGCAGCCGTCGCTCCAATCTAAAAGGTTGTTTGCAACCTTTCACCCCGCTGCTTATTCGTTGGAGTGGTCGGGGTGAAATCAAGACATTAAGAGACGCAGAGCCTATCTCATTGGCTCTTCCCTTAACGGGAAGTGTGCTCTACAGCGGTTTATATGTGAATGAACTCTTGTCCAGACTTCTTGAGCAAGGAACGGCATATCCCGCGCTTTTTTTTGACTACCTCCAATGTTTACAAGCGCTTGCAGCGAGTGAATACACACCAGAATGTGCATTGCGTCGTTTTGAATTAGCGTTACTAACCAATATGGGATACGGAGTAGATTATCTTCACTGTGCAGGAAGTGGTGAACCTATATCGGATACCATGACTTACCGTTATCGTGAAGAAAAAGGGTTTATTGCCAGTTTGGTTGTGGATCACTACAGTTTTACAGGTTATGAACTCAAGGCACTGGCAAATAGCGAATTTCCCGATCAGGTGACCTTGAAAGCGGCGAAGCGTTTCACTCGCATTGCTTTGAAACCTTATCTGGGGGGAAAACCGTTAAAGAGCCGTGAGCTATTTCGTCAATTCGTACGTAAAAAAACTGATAACCCCAACAAGAAAAATGAAAACTAAAGTAAGCCACCTTTTCATGATGAAGAGTGTAGACTTTACTGAATCTTATGTTATTGCAGGAGCTAAAAATGGCTGAGGTATTGTTAGGTATCAACATTGATCACATTGCAACCTTGCGTAATGCCCGTGGGACACAGTATCCCGATCCCGTTCAGGCAGCATTTGTTGCAGAGCAAGCGGGAGCAGATGGTATAACGGTTCACCTACGTGAAGATCGCCGCCATATTACTGACAGAGATGTTCAATTATTAAAAAACACAATCCAAACCCGCATGAACCTTGAAATGGCGGTAACAGATGAGATGGTGGGGATTGCTTGCCAAATCAAACCTGCTTTCTGTTGCTTAGTGCCTGAAAAGCGTCAAGAGGTCACAACTGAAGGTGGACTGGATGTGTTTGGACAAAAAGAGCACATTGCTGCGGCTATTAAGACTTTATCAGAAGCGGGGATTTTAGTGTCTTTGTTCATTGATGCGGATCACCAACAAATTGATGCTGCTGTCGAAGTTGGGGCGCCATTTATTGAAATTCACACGGGTGCGTATGCAGATGCAGAGAATGAGAGACAGCAGGAAAAAGAGTTTCAGCGTATCAAAGAAGCCGCAACCTATGCAGCCGCGAAAGGGCTTAAAGTCAATGCAGGCCACGGTTTGACCTATCACAATGTGCAGCGCATTGCAGCCTTACCTGAAATTTATGAATTGAATATAGGACATGCCATTATTGGCCGTGCTGTATTCAGTGGCTTATCTGCGGCTGTTGCGGATATGAAAACTTTATTGCGGGAAGCACGCCGTTAATGGCTATTCTTGGATTAGGCACTGATATTGTTGAAATATCCCGCATTGAAGAAATTGTCGGGCGTTCGGGAGAACGTCTGGCAAGGCGAGTTCTGAGTGATAGGGAATGGCAGCAATATCAACAGCATAACCAGCCTGTCCGCTTCCTTGCAAAACGGTTTGCGGTCAAGGAAGCGGCAGCTAAAGCTTTTGGAACTGGTATCCGTAATGGACTGGCCTTTAATCAATTTGAAGTGATTAATGATCCACTGGGAAAACCCACATTGAAACTTCATGGAGAGGCCGAAGTGCTGGCTAACAAATTAAGGGTAAAATCCATGCATGTCACACTAGCAGATGAACGGCGTTATGCCTGTGCGACGGTGATATTGGAAAATTAAATTCAGATCTTATCAGCATGATGCAGGAGTACAAATTTATCCCATAACTGCTCTTCAGTTTCCTGATGATTAGGATCAAGAATAATGGTGTTCGTAATTGGGCAGACAGATTGGCAAGTTGGCTTTTCGTAATGCCCGATACACTCGGTACAGCGTTCAGGCTCAATTTCGTAGATCTCTGCACCCATTGTGATGGCCTGATTAGGGCATTCGGGTTCACACATATCGCAATTAATGCAGCGTTTGGTAATTAATAGTGCCATTTCAACCTCTTAAATCAATTAAGTCTTTTAAGTTGCAGACTTAATTCTTCCTGATTTGTTGCTCCAGACATCCTTTGTTATTTCATACAATATATTTACAAAAACATGGTTACAGATAAATGCATTGTGCAAAGAAAAGCTATCTGGAGGCATATATTAACACATCAGAAAGCAGTCTAATACTTTTATCATGGTATATACTTAAATATATTTTCAATACCTTAGAGTAAAAACATGCTTGAATACATCGTAAAACATGGCAATGATATTGTGAAAGTCTTGGGATCTATCGGGACTTTTATTGGTATTATTTTGTCCGTATTAAAGAAGATTTATGCCGATGTGTGTGTGTTTAGAGAGAGAAAGGCCATAAAGTATATCAAATATCTTAACGAATATAACGTTTATTTAGATGGTTTGAGTAAAGAATATATTAAACATCAAATTGCATCTGAAATAATGTTTGATGTTACAAAGATAAAATCTGATAAATTTAGAAATATATTTATTAAGTTGAAACAAAATGGGTTGAGTCCTGAATATATAGATATTCTTAAGAGGTTGAAAACATATATTGTCGTAAACTCTGGTGTGGTGCAAATTAATGTCAGTTTTTACTATTACTTTACTTATTGTTTTGAGAAAATATTTTCAACTTATTTTTTCACTTTAGCATTTGTTGTGTTAGTTGTGTTTTTATTCAAAGTTGATGCCTTGAGTAATACTATCGGGAGTGTTTTAGATTTCTTTTTCGTCATGTTAAGTATGATTTTACTGATGGTGATTGGTATCTATTTATTGATGTTAAGCCCGTCAAAATATCAAATCCGAAAATTAAATAAGGAATTAATTAAATATAAAATCGATGATGTTTCTTTATAGACGGTATTGGTTGAATTGTTATTATAAATAGCGATTCAAAATGATAGGAGTATTCCTTACCCCGCGCGGAGCGCGGGGTAAGGAACTCCAACATATGATACTCTCAGTATTATGAAAACCTATTTATCTATACGCATTAAACTTCAAGTTGCAATTTACATCATTCTATGAAACCTGATTTCTCCTCCACTTCGCGGGGAGAAATCACATGCATCTTGAAGTGAGATTGATATAAACTTAAAGTCTGTTAGATAGTGAAATTAATTTTGTGTGTCTTCTGGAGCGACCCCAATGAAATCAAGCTGCTTAACGGAAGTTATATTACCCAATAATTATCACACGAGCGATTTTTTAGCCTTTCATCAGCGGGATGAAATGGGCGTTTCTGAAATAGTACAACATAATCAAATTAAAAAAGGGATTATTTGGTATGAAAATCCAGCTCTTTTAACCATCACAATAGAAAAGAATAGAGCGAAAATACAACTTGATATTGATGGTGATAAAGACTGTTCTTCACAACATGAAGCATTATCGACGTTAGCCTCTCATATGCTTGGTTTAAAACAACCTGTTGATATCTTTGAATCTATCTATCAAGATCATCCCGTTATTGGCGAATTGGTTAACAGACAAACAGGCTTACGCATTTATCAGTCCGCGGCACCTTTTGAAGCACTAAGTTGGGCGATTATTGGGCAACAAATTAGGGCGTGTTGACGTTTCGTGGAGGGAAGTTTGAACAGCATGATGATCTGGTATCATTGTCTTCGCGAAAAAACCATTACCCCAGCTCATCATGCCAAGAACAATGTTATCAAAATCTTTATGGAATACGCTAGCTGTATTAATGCAACAACATGGATGTATTTACCACAAAGACGCGCATTACCTGACTTTCGAAGGGATCCTTTATCGAATGAGAACGGGATGTCCGTGGCGGGATTTACCCGATGAATTTGGCAAATGGAATACGCTTTTTAAGCGCTTTAACGCCTGGTCAAAGAAAGGTGTTTTTGAATTATTATTCAAATTGTTATCTGAAAATACAGACACCGAATGGTTATTCATTGATGGGAGTATTATCCGCGCTCATCAACATAGCTCAGGGGCAGCTTCAACAGAAGATGAAGCCATCGGTAAAAGTCGAGGTGGACGTTCGACTAAAATTCATTTGGCCGTAGACAGTTATGGTTTGCCTGTCCATTTTGAGCTGTCAGGGGGTCAAACGCACGACATTGTACATGCAGAAAGTTTGGTCACCCATTCACCCGCATCCGATTTTGTGATCGCGGATAAAGGTTACGATAGCGGTACTTTCAGAGATTTCGTTGAAAAACAAGGTTCAAAAACGGTCATTCCCTATCGAAAAAATAGCCGAAAACCCGATAAAAGTATTGATGAAGTTTTATACTGTTATCGGCATTTGGTCGAAAATGCGTTTGCCAGAATAAAACATTTTCGAGCTATTGCGACAAGATACGATAAATTGGCGCGAAATTACGCCAGTATGTTGGCACTGGCGTTTGTCATTATATGGTTACCGATGTGGGTTGAGTAAATGGTGAACTCAAAACGTCAACAGCCCCTAGTTTAAGCGCAGCAATTTCCATCAGGCGGCGTTTTATTCAGGCGGTGGGGCGTCAACACTCTTCTGGGTTACTGTGTTTCCCGAATTATAAGCAAGTGATGCAATATTCGCCGTATGATCTCCGTCAGTGTGGTTTTTCTGTGGGTAAAGCCAATGCCTTATTGCATGTTTGTCAACTGATTAACTCAGGGGATTTGGAACTCAATATTCCAGAAAGAGAAAATGCAATAAAACAACTGACAGAGAGTTTGCTTGCTATCAAAGGCATCGGCATGTGGACAGTGAATTATGCTTTGCTACGGGGATTCAATTATCTGGATGGCTCACTACATGGTGATGTAGCTGTCAGACGTAATCTCCAATATTTGCTCAATCAGGAAGACAAAGTGAGTGCGGAACAGGCGGAAAAATGGTTGGCAGATTTTTCTCCCTGGAAAGCGTTGGTGGGCGCTCATTTATGGCAACAGCAATCCAGTAGTGGATATTAATACCGTTCTAACTTCTTTGACTGGCAAGATAAAATTGAATCAAGGTTTCAGACGGTATCCGGTAGAAAAATGGTGAGTGAAAGGACAGTGCGGATGAAATTGTTCCTTGATGCTTTTCTTGATGAGATTGAACTAGCAGATTGAGGTATTGGGTATAATAGGCGGAATTTTTATAAGCAAGAGAATGGGCAGTGACCGAAAATTTTAATGATGAATATTGGATGCGTCGGGCAATAGATTTAGCCATGCAAGCACAGACTAAGGGAGAAATCCCTGTTGGTGCTGTATTGGTAGCTGATAATAAGGTGATTGCTGAGGGATTTAACCACCCAATTACTGACCATGATCCTACCGCTCATGCAGAAATTATTGCGTTACGGCGGGGCGGGAAGCAATTGCAGAATTATCGTCTGTTAAATACGACACTGTATGTCACTTTAGAGCCTTGTGTCATGTGCGCAGGTGCGATGGTACACAGCAGGATACAACGATTAGTTTATGGTGCCAGCGATATGAAAACGGGAGCGGCAGGATCGTTGATTGATATCTTGCGCCATCCAGGTATGAACCACCAAATTGAAATTACCGGCGGTGTGCTGGCGGAAGAGTGCTCCACTATGTTGAGTGCTTTTTTTAAACAACGCAGGGAGCAGCATAAGGCATTGAAAAAATTGAAAGCTCAGCAACAGGAAATGCCCTAATCAATTAGGGCTTAATGGTTGTTTCAGATTGCGTCGGTGTTTTATTCTCTGCCGCTTTTTCGTGAGATTCAGCGTTATTGCCTGTTATTTTGTCATTTTCAGCTTGGGGAGGAGTGATAGTCGTATCCGTTGCCACTTCACTCCCTTCCACTTTCTCGCGGTTGGCTTTTGCTCTAAGGTATCCCTCCAGGCTCAAATAGTAACGCCGAATATTTTCAACGTAGCGATAAGCTTCATAGCCACGGGCATAACCATATGTTGTATTGGCGTAATATTTTTTCTTGCTGAGCAGGGGAAGACGCGTTTTAACATCCAGCCAACTGTCTGGATTACCTTTTTGCGCAGCGGTTAACTTACGGGCATCAAGAAGGTGGCCATACCCCATGTTGTAAGCAGCAAGGGCAAACCAAATGCGCTCATCTTCAGGAATGGTTTTTGGCAAACGCTCCATCAGGTAGTTCAGATAAGCCATTCCTCCTTTTACACTCTCTTCTGGATCCAGTCGATCATGAATTCCAGCCCATTCTGCTGTTGGGCGGGTGAGCATCATTAATCCACGAACACCAGTCGGTGAAGTGGCTTGTGGGTCCCAATGTGATTCTTGCCATGCAATGGCAGCCACCAATTGCCAATCAAGCGATCCCGCGTATTGTTGAAAAATTGGCTGATAGGTTGGTAAGAGCTTATTGATGGCACGAATAAATGAAATAGTGTCGAAATAATCGAATGAACCGACATGACTGAAATATTTTTCTTGTAGCCGCGACATAATGCCGTTTTCAGTCAACATACTGAAGAAATCGAGCATAGCGGAGTAGAGGCTATAATCGCCATTGCGTTTTAAATACCAGGTTAAAGGACTTTCTTCACTGACATCAAAAGCAACTGCCAGATTGGGATGAATACGCTGCTGCAAGGCTAAACTAAGGGAGTCACTGATGGTATAGTCGATTTTTCCCTCGGAAAGTTGTTCGAGCAATTGTTGTGTATTTTCGCGCGGTGTTTCTTCCCAACTTAATTCAGGATAAGACTTTTCTTTCCACTTTCTCAGCTCGCTTACATGGGCTGAGCCTGCCGTGACGATGAGTTTACCTTTTAGATCGCCAAACGAACGTGGCCGTGCCTCCCCCTTGCGATAAACCAGTTGTTGTATGACAGAAGCGTAGGCAGGGCCAGTGCGTGTTTGGTCCAGCCTATCTTTATTGTAGATAAGACCGGCAGCCAGGAAATCGGCTTTATCGTTTTCCAAATCGTCAAACAGTTGCTTAATGTTGGGACGAAACTTAATCACAAGTTTAACCCCCAGATAATCGGCAAACCGCTTGACTAACTCATAGTCGAATCCTGTCGGTTCGTTTTTACTGTTAAGAGAGAGTAGAGGAGAGCTAATAGTGCTAACCCGCAGCTCTCCTCGTGCCAGAATTTTGTTTATCTGCTCCTGCTGTTTATTCGGCCAATTGATATTAAGGCCGATGATAGCAGCAGAAAGGAGCGTGATAATTACGATAACAAAGTAATTTATTTTTATGTTATTCAAATAGTTATCTCTTTTCAGAACGATTTGAAACCGTATGAAGTACAAGATAATAGCATGGTTAAATTTCCAGTAATTGAGAATTTTGCGTAACAAAAGGGAGATGTGCAACCCTATTGAACCCATTTTGGTATTTTATTGAGTGTATTGCTGGGTGGATAAATCACCACGCAAACGGTTTCGTCAGAGGAAACATTCCTCTATAATGCTTGCAGTTTCCCCTGAGGCATCAGTCAGGCTTTGCGTCTAAGATGAGAGAACCTATTATTATGGAAATTCTGCGTGGCTCACCCGCTTTATCGGCATTTCGTATCACTAAGCTCCTTTCCCAGTGTCAAGATCAACATCTCCCTGTTACCGACATTTATGCAGAATATGTGCATTTTGCCGAAGTTAATACCCCAATCACAGAAGATGAGCGAGAGAAATTAAATAAGCTATTAAAATATGGCCCCTCTTTGGCTGAATTGGAGCCTAAAGGACAACTTATATTAGTCACTCCGCGTCCTGGCACGATATCCCCTTGGTCATCAAAAGCGACAGACATTGCCCACAATTGTGGACTGAAGCAGATTGTCCGTTTAGAAAGGGGAATTGCCTATTATATTCAGAGTATTGGCATGGATGACGGGCAGTGGCAAACATTGTCGGCATTATTGCATGATCGCATGATGGAAAGTGTGTTCACTCAGTTTGAACAAGCTGAAGTCCTGTTTTCTCACCAACAACCTGCACCGTTAAAACAGATTGATATCTTGCAATTGGGGCGGGCAGCATTGGAGTCGGCAAATATTGAATTAGGGCTGGCTCTGGCTACCGATGAAATTGATTATCTAATGAGCGCTTTTCAGGCGTTGGGGCGCAATCCAACAGATGTTGAGCTGTATATGTTTGCTCAGGCAAATTCTGAGCATTGTCGCCACAAAATTTTCAACGCTGATTGGGTTATTAATGGTCAGGCTCAACCCAAGTCTTTGTTCAAAATGATCAAAAACACGTTTGAACAAACGCCGGATTACGTGCTTTCTGCTTATAAAGATAACGCAGCGGTTATGGAAGGCTCTAATGTTGGCCGCTTTTTCCCTGACTCCACCGGTGCTTATGACTACCATCAAGAGCCAGCCCATATCTTAATGAAAGTAGAAACTCATAACCATCCAACCGCGATTTCGCCTTGGCCTGGCGCAGCAACGGGCTCAGGTGGTGAAATTCGTGATGAAGGTGCAACCGGACGAGGAGCCAAACCGAAAGCTGGGCTGGTCGGTTTTTCAGTTTCAAACTTGAGAATTCCTGGGTTTGAACAACCGTGGGAAGCGGATTTTGGTAAACCTGATCGGATTGTCAGTGCATTAGACATCATGCTGGAAGGTCCATTAGGCGGTGCAGCGTTTAATAATGAATTTGGGCGGCCAGCATTGGCTGGGTATTTCAGAACCTATGAAGAAAAAGTCTGTTCCCATAATGGTACAGAATTGCGTGGTTATCATAAGCCCATCATGTTGGCAGGCGGGATCGGCAATATCCGTGAAGAACATATCCAAAAAGGGGAAATTTCGGTCGGCGCAAAACTGATTGTGTTGGGTGGGCCAAGTATGAATATCGGCTTAGGGGGCGGTGCGGCATCTTCAATGACATCAGGTCAGTCTGATGCTGATTTGGATTTTGCCTCTGTGCAGCGTGACAATGCTGAAATGGAGCGTCGTTGCCAGGAAGTTATCGACAGTTGCTGGCAATTGGGGGATAAGAATCCGATTTTATTTATCCATGACGTTGGGGCTGGTGGTTTGTCAAATGCCATGCCTGAATTGGTCAGTGATGGTGGTCGAGGCGGGCGTTTTGAGTTACGCAATATCCTTAACGATGAACCTGGTATGAGCCCATTGCAGTTATGGTGCAATGAATCCCAGGAGCGTTATGTTTTAGCGGTAGCACCAGAGCAGTTAGCTCTGTTTGAAGCAATATGCCGTCGTGAACGTGCGCCTTACGCTGTGATTGGGGAAGCCACGGAAGAGCGACATTTACTGTTGAATGACAACCATTTTAATAATCAGCCAATCGATATGCCGCTGGATGTCTTGCTCGGTAAGACACCAAAGATGGTGAAAAATGTGCAGGTCTTGCAAGCGCAAGGGCAAGGTTTGGATCGCAAGGGTATTGATCTCGCAGAAGCGGTAAAACGCGTCTTGCATTTGCCCGCTGTAGCGGAAAAAACATTCCTGATTACGATTGGGGATCGCTCCATCACCGGTATGGTTGCCCGTGACCAAATGGTTGGCCCTTGGCAAATTCCAGTCGCAGATTGTGCTGTTACTACCGCCAGTTTGGACAGCTATTATGGCGAAGCCATGTCAATAGGCGAGCGAGCGCCGATTGCATTGTTGGACTTTGCGGCATCGGCGCGTATGGCGGTGGGTGAAGCTCTGACCAATATTGCTTCCGCCTATGTCCAGGATCTGAAACGCGTGAAGTTATCAGCTAACTGGATGTCGGCATCAGGCCATGCTGGTGAAGATGCGGGTTTATATGCCGCCGTCAAAGCGGTGGGTGAGGAGCTGTGTCCCGCTTTAGGATTGACTATTCCCGTTGGCAAGGATTCGATGTCAATGAAAACCCGCTGGCGTCAAAATGGGGAAGAGCGTGAAATGACTTCACCACTTTCATTGGTTATCAGTGCCTTCGGACGAGTAGAAGATGTGCGCCGTACCGTGACGCCAGAGTTATCTACTGAAGATGACAATGCGTTGTTGCTGATCGATCTGGGTAAAGGACAAAATGCGCTGGGTGGAACAGCATTGGCGCAGGTTTATCGCCAACTGGGGGATAAAACCGCAGATGTTCGCAATGTCGAGCAATTAGCGGGCTTCTTTAATGCGATCCAGCATTTGATTTCAGAACAAAAATTGTTGGCTTACCATGATCGTTCGGATGGTGGGCTATTAGTGACATTAGCGGAAATGGCTTTTGCTGGTCATTGCGGCTTGCATACCGATATCAGTGCATTTGATGAAGATATCTTGGCCGCATTATTTAATGAAGAGCTGGGTGCGGTGATCCAAATTCGTGAGACTGACAGGGTGCAAATTGAAAACCTGTTGGCAGATTATGGATTAAATGAATGTGTGCACTATTTAGGTAAAGCCCAGGCGGGCGATGATTTTGTGATTTCCAGTGGCAATATGGAAGTTTATCGTCAGAAGCGCAGCACATTGCGCTTATGGTGGGCAGAAACAACGTGGCAAATGCAGCGTCTGCGTGATAACCCAGAGTGCGCAGATCAAGAACATCAGGCAAAACAGGATGTGGCTGATCCGGGCTTGAATGTAGAATTAACCTTCAACCCTGCGGAAGATATTGCTGCTTGTTATATTGCAAAACAAGTGCGTCCGCGCGTTGCTGTATTGCGTGAGCAGGGCGTTAATTCCCATGTTGAGATGGCGGCGGCATTCCACCGAGCGGGCTTTGAGGCGGTGGATGTTCATATGAGTGACTTATTGGCGGGGCGGATCACATTAGATCAATTCCAAACATTGGTTGCCTGCGGTGGCTTCTCATATGGGGATGTGCTTGGTGCAGGTGAAGGCTGGGCGAAATCCATTCTGTTTAATCCACGGGTACGTGATGATTTTGCGAGTTTCTTCGCAAGGCCGGATACCTTAGCACTTGGTGTATGTAACGGGTGTCAGATGATGTCCAATTTGCATGAATTGATCCCTGGCACGGAACACTGGCCGCGCTTTGTCCGTAACCGTTCAGAACGCTATGAAGCCCGCTTTAGCTTAGTGGAAGTGGCAAACAGCCCTTCATTGTTCCTGAAAGATATGGCCGGTTCGCGCTTGCCGATCGCAGTGGCTCATGGTGAAGGGCAGGTGGAATTCAGAAACGACCTGAGTTTGATGGAACTTGAAAAGTATCAGCAAGTCGCATTGCGTTTTGTGGATAACTACGGTTCAGTGACAGAAAACTATCCGGCAAACCCGAATGGTTCTGTGAACGGCATTACTTCTGTGACCAACCTTGACGGCAGAGTCACCGTGATGATGCCTCATCCTGAGAGGGTATACCGCACAGTTAGCAACTCCTGGCATCCTAAGGAGTGGGGAGAAGATAG contains:
- the tadA gene encoding tRNA adenosine(34) deaminase TadA, which gives rise to MRRAIDLAMQAQTKGEIPVGAVLVADNKVIAEGFNHPITDHDPTAHAEIIALRRGGKQLQNYRLLNTTLYVTLEPCVMCAGAMVHSRIQRLVYGASDMKTGAAGSLIDILRHPGMNHQIEITGGVLAEECSTMLSAFFKQRREQHKALKKLKAQQQEMP
- a CDS encoding YfhL family 4Fe-4S dicluster ferredoxin — its product is MALLITKRCINCDMCEPECPNQAITMGAEIYEIEPERCTECIGHYEKPTCQSVCPITNTIILDPNHQETEEQLWDKFVLLHHADKI
- a CDS encoding DNA-3-methyladenine glycosylase 2 family protein gives rise to the protein MSIRRRFIQAVGRQHSSGLLCFPNYKQVMQYSPYDLRQCGFSVGKANALLHVCQLINSGDLELNIPERENAIKQLTESLLAIKGIGMWTVNYALLRGFNYLDGSLHGDVAVRRNLQYLLNQEDKVSAEQAEKWLADFSPWKALVGAHLWQQQSSSGY
- the acpS gene encoding holo-ACP synthase, translated to MAILGLGTDIVEISRIEEIVGRSGERLARRVLSDREWQQYQQHNQPVRFLAKRFAVKEAAAKAFGTGIRNGLAFNQFEVINDPLGKPTLKLHGEAEVLANKLRVKSMHVTLADERRYACATVILEN
- the era gene encoding GTPase Era, encoding MSEEKNYCGFVAIVGRPNVGKSTLLNQLLGQKVSITSRKPQTTRHRIMGIHTEGAYQTIYVDTPGLHIEEKRAINRLMNRAASSSIGDVELVIFVVEGTHWTPDDEMVVNKLRHLRCPVLLAINKVDNVTDKTLLLPHIGFLSQQMNFLDVVPISAEKGMNVDTIANIVRDHMPQADHHFPEDYITDRSQRFMASEIIREKLMRFLGDELPYSVTVEIEQFVTNERGGYTIHGLILVERDGQKKMVIGNKGSKIKKIGIEARQDMEKLFDMKVHLELWVKVKSGWADDERALRSLGYVDDL
- the pdxJ gene encoding pyridoxine 5'-phosphate synthase → MAEVLLGINIDHIATLRNARGTQYPDPVQAAFVAEQAGADGITVHLREDRRHITDRDVQLLKNTIQTRMNLEMAVTDEMVGIACQIKPAFCCLVPEKRQEVTTEGGLDVFGQKEHIAAAIKTLSEAGILVSLFIDADHQQIDAAVEVGAPFIEIHTGAYADAENERQQEKEFQRIKEAATYAAAKGLKVNAGHGLTYHNVQRIAALPEIYELNIGHAIIGRAVFSGLSAAVADMKTLLREARR
- the recO gene encoding DNA repair protein RecO, whose protein sequence is MDGWQRAFVLHGRPYSETSLLLDFFTEHEGRVRVLAKGARSRRSNLKGCLQPFTPLLIRWSGRGEIKTLRDAEPISLALPLTGSVLYSGLYVNELLSRLLEQGTAYPALFFDYLQCLQALAASEYTPECALRRFELALLTNMGYGVDYLHCAGSGEPISDTMTYRYREEKGFIASLVVDHYSFTGYELKALANSEFPDQVTLKAAKRFTRIALKPYLGGKPLKSRELFRQFVRKKTDNPNKKNEN
- a CDS encoding IS5 family transposase, whose product is MPRTMLSKSLWNTLAVLMQQHGCIYHKDAHYLTFEGILYRMRTGCPWRDLPDEFGKWNTLFKRFNAWSKKGVFELLFKLLSENTDTEWLFIDGSIIRAHQHSSGAASTEDEAIGKSRGGRSTKIHLAVDSYGLPVHFELSGGQTHDIVHAESLVTHSPASDFVIADKGYDSGTFRDFVEKQGSKTVIPYRKNSRKPDKSIDEVLYCYRHLVENAFARIKHFRAIATRYDKLARNYASMLALAFVIIWLPMWVE
- the mltF gene encoding membrane-bound lytic murein transglycosylase MltF, with protein sequence MNNIKINYFVIVIITLLSAAIIGLNINWPNKQQEQINKILARGELRVSTISSPLLSLNSKNEPTGFDYELVKRFADYLGVKLVIKFRPNIKQLFDDLENDKADFLAAGLIYNKDRLDQTRTGPAYASVIQQLVYRKGEARPRSFGDLKGKLIVTAGSAHVSELRKWKEKSYPELSWEETPRENTQQLLEQLSEGKIDYTISDSLSLALQQRIHPNLAVAFDVSEESPLTWYLKRNGDYSLYSAMLDFFSMLTENGIMSRLQEKYFSHVGSFDYFDTISFIRAINKLLPTYQPIFQQYAGSLDWQLVAAIAWQESHWDPQATSPTGVRGLMMLTRPTAEWAGIHDRLDPEESVKGGMAYLNYLMERLPKTIPEDERIWFALAAYNMGYGHLLDARKLTAAQKGNPDSWLDVKTRLPLLSKKKYYANTTYGYARGYEAYRYVENIRRYYLSLEGYLRAKANREKVEGSEVATDTTITPPQAENDKITGNNAESHEKAAENKTPTQSETTIKP